GCGGCGGAGGCCGGGCGTCGGGTCAGGCTGCGAGGCGTTCTGCCAGGGTCTTGGCCTTGGTGGCCGCGTCGCCGAGGGCGCGTTCGCGGGACGCCTCGTAGAGCGGGACCAGGTCGGCCATCGCCGGGTTCTGCGGGGCCATGGTGAGCTCCGGGACGATGAACTCGGCGTCCAGGCCGAGGGCGTCGACGAGGACCGCCTTCAGGTAGTTCTGGACGTAGTCGTAGCCCTCGCGCGGGGTGCCCGGCCCGTAGGCGCCGCCGCGGCTGGCGATCACGACGGTCGGGATGCCCTTCACCTTCGAGTCCTCGGTCCCCGCGGTGCGGCCCATCAGGATCACGTTGTCCAGCCAGGCCTTCAGGGTCGAGGGGATCGTGGCGTTGTACATCGGGGCGCCGATCAGCACCGCGTCCGCCTGCTCCAGCTCCTCTATGAGCTTCACGCGCTCGGCGAAGGCCACCGCCTGCTCGGGCGTGTGCGTGGCCGGGTCGGCGAAGCCGGCGGTGTGGGCGTCGACGGTGATGTGCGGAACGGGGTTCGCGGCGAGGTCGCGGTGGATCACCGTGCCCTCCGGGTGCTGTTCCTCCCAGGACGTGCGGAAGGCGTCGGCGACCGCGCGGGAGGCGGAGGCGCCGGCGGGGAACACGGACGAGTCGATGTGCAGGAGCGTGGCCATGGGGGTCTCCAAGAGGTGTCGGCGAGGTGCCGGACGGGTGCCGGACGAGGCGTCGAACGGGTGCTGGGCGCGGCAGTCCCGTCGCGTTGTTCAGTAGCTGAGTTTTCGTACTCGACTATGAATAACACAGGTACTTACTTTTTTTCATCCCCGTACGGGAGGGCAGTACCCTGAGGGCATGGCGGTCGAGCAGAGTCACGGCACGGATCAGTGCAAGAAGGTCGACGACGGCATCACCCGTGTCTTCCAGCTGTTCGGAAAGCGCTGGACCGGGCCGATCGTGGCCGTCCTGATGGCGCAGCCCGTCCACTTCGCCGACCTGCGCCGGGCGATCCCGGGCATCAGCGAACGCATGCTCTCCGACCGCCTCACGGAACTCGGCGCCGCCGGGCTGCTCGTCCGCGAGGTCGACGAGGGCCCGCCGCTGCGCGTCTCGTACCGGCTGACGGAGTCGGGGAAGGCGCTGGGACCGGCACTTCGGGAACTCGGCGCGTGGGCGCAGGTGCATCTGCGCGAGGGGTGGCAGTCGAGCGGGTGTTAGGCCGAGGTAGGTGGGTGTAGACAGGCAGGCGGGTCGGGGTACGTCCGGTAGCTCGGGGTGGCCCGTCGGGTTGGGCCCGGGGCGGGCAGGGGCGCCGATCGCCGAGGCCTCCATCGGCATCGGAGGGGGCCTCGCTCGGCACCGCTGAGACCTCAATCGGCACCGCTGAGACCTCAATTGGTACCGGTGGGACCTCAATTGGTACCGGTGAGGCCGCGATCGGCACCGGTTTTCCACAGCCGCGGAGTTGTCCACAGGGTCTGACGTGTTTTCGCCGCCGGTTGTACGGTCGTCGCGAGTTGATGTTCGGACGAGCGCACGTGTGAGCGTGGGTGTGTGTACGGGGGAGGCGGTCGGTATGACCGAGGCTGGTATCCGTGTGGGCGGTGCGGGGCGCAGGTTGCCCGGGGTGCGGGGGTTCGCCACCTGGCCCGTGGAGGGGTCGCCCAAGGAGGAGGGGAAGGCGCTGCGGGCGAGCGTTCCGCGCAGCGCGCACGCCGCTCTCGATCTGGACGCCTCCCGCCCCGACGCGGTGACCGCGGTCGAGGAGTCCGGCCGCGGCCGCATCTCCGGCCTCACGCCGATACGGGTGGGCAGGATGGCGGCCACACCCTTCGCGTTCCTGCGCGGTTCGGCAGGACTCATGGCCTACGACCTCGCCCGCACCCCCATGACCCGGATCGGCGCCCAGATCTGCGGCGACGCCCACGCGGCCAACTTCGGCCTGTACGGCGACGCCCGCGGCGGCCTGGTCATCGACCTCAACGACTTCGACGAGACCGTGCACGGCCCCTGGGAGTGGGACCTCAAGCGGCTCGCCGCCTCGCTGGTGCTCGCGGGCCGGGAGGCCGGCGCCGACGAGGACACCTGCCGTACGGCGGCGCACGGCGCGGTGGGTTCCTACCGCCGCACCATGCGGCTGCTGGCCAAGCTCCCGGTGCTGGACGCGTGGAACGCCATCGCCGACGAGGAGTTGGTCTCCCACGCCGACGCCCGTGACCTGCTCGGCACGCTGGAGCGGGTCTCCGAGAAGGCGCGGGGCAACACCAGCGGACGGTTCGCGGCCAGGTCGACCGAGGCCGCCGAGGACGGCGGGCGCCGCTTCGTCGACGCGTCGCCGGTGCTGCGGCGGATCCCGGACGCGGAGGCCGCGGCGGTGGCGGCGTCCCTGGAGGAGTACCTGGACACGCTCTCCGAGGACCGTCTCCCGCTGCTCGCCCGGCACACGGTGCACGACGTCGCCTTCCGCGTCGTCGGCACGGGCAGCGTGGGCACGCGGTCGTACGTCGTGCTGCTCCTCGACCACCGCGGCGAACCGCTCGTCCTCCAGGTCAAGGAGGCCCGTCCCTCGGCGCTGGTCCCGCATCTGCTGACCGCCGGGTTCGACGCGCCGTCCGTCGCGCACGAGGGCCGGCGGGTGGTGCTCGGCCAGAAGCGGATGCAGGTCGTCAGCGACATCCTGCTGGGCTGGACGACGGTCGACGGACTCCCGTTCCAGGTACGGCAGTTCCGCAACCGCAAGGGCAGTGTCGACCCGGCCGCCCTCGCCGCCGACCAGATCGACGACTACGGCCGCATGACCGGCGCCCTCCTGGCCCGGGCCCACGCCCACAGCGCCGACCCGCGCCTGGTCGCCGGGTACTGCGGCAAGAAGGACGAACTGGACGAGGCGATAGCGACGTTCGCCGTGGCCTACGCCGACCGGACCGAGGCGGACCACGCGGAGTTGGTGGGGGCGGTGCGGGCGGGGCGGATCGCGGCGGAGATGGGGGTGTAGGCGGTTGGGAGCTGTGGGCTGTGAGCTGTGAGCCTGTGAGCCGGAGCCGTGAGCCGTGAGCCGTGAGCCGGAGCCGGAGCCGGAGCCGGAGCTGTGAGCGGGAAGCGGTGAACGGTGAGCGGGTGCGGGTGCCCGCTGTGATCGCGGGCGGGGGCGCTGATCGGGGCGGCGAGGCACCTCGGACCGTCTGTCCGCGAGGAGGGACTCGCACTGGCGGCGAGGCGGCATCCGCACTGGCTGCATGGCGGGACCCGCACCGGCGGCGACATGACCCGCCGTTCAGAAGGCACAGCCGACACCGCCAGCACAGCCGACATCGCCAGCACAGCCGGCACCGCTGGTACAGCTCACCCAAGGCACTGGCAGCACAGCCGACGCCCCACCGTCGGCGAGGTCACCCGCCGTCCACAAGGCCCCCGTACAGCCGACGCCCCGTCGCCCGTCGGGCCGTGGCCTACGCTGGGCGGGTGACGACCCCGGAAGCTGAGCAGTCCCAGTCCGTGCCCGTTGGTGAACCGGCACCGGAGCAGACGGGTGCCGAGGTGCCGTCCGCCGCCGGAGCCGTGGCGGGCGATGGTTCCGTGAGCGAGGGCACCGAGGGCGGTGCGGCCGACTTCCGTGCTGCCGACTTGCCTGCGGCCGACTCCCGTGATGCCGACGTCCCTCCGACCGAGGCCCCTCCCACCGACGCCCGCCCGACCGACGCCCACCCCGTCGACGGTGCCGCCCCCCGGCCCGAAGAACGGCTGGAGCGGGCCGTGCGCGCCGCCGAGCAGGCGTTGATCGAGTTCGAGATCGCGGTGGACACCTTCCGCATCGAGGTCGAGAACTTCTCCCGGCTGCACCACCAGAAGCTCGGCCCGATGTACACCCGCCTCGACGAGCTGGACGCCCGGATCGCCGAGGCCCTGGCCGCACGCACCGGCAACCCCGAGGACATCCGCAAGGCGGACGAGGCGCGGGCCCGGGTGATGCCGATGCCCGCGGTCGAGGAGCTGTTCCACGGCTGGATGGACGGCAACGGTCTGTTCCCGGAGGCCGAGGCGATGCTCACGGAC
The nucleotide sequence above comes from Streptomyces sp. N50. Encoded proteins:
- a CDS encoding FMN-dependent NADH-azoreductase — its product is MATLLHIDSSVFPAGASASRAVADAFRTSWEEQHPEGTVIHRDLAANPVPHITVDAHTAGFADPATHTPEQAVAFAERVKLIEELEQADAVLIGAPMYNATIPSTLKAWLDNVILMGRTAGTEDSKVKGIPTVVIASRGGAYGPGTPREGYDYVQNYLKAVLVDALGLDAEFIVPELTMAPQNPAMADLVPLYEASRERALGDAATKAKTLAERLAA
- a CDS encoding DUF2252 domain-containing protein, with product MTEAGIRVGGAGRRLPGVRGFATWPVEGSPKEEGKALRASVPRSAHAALDLDASRPDAVTAVEESGRGRISGLTPIRVGRMAATPFAFLRGSAGLMAYDLARTPMTRIGAQICGDAHAANFGLYGDARGGLVIDLNDFDETVHGPWEWDLKRLAASLVLAGREAGADEDTCRTAAHGAVGSYRRTMRLLAKLPVLDAWNAIADEELVSHADARDLLGTLERVSEKARGNTSGRFAARSTEAAEDGGRRFVDASPVLRRIPDAEAAAVAASLEEYLDTLSEDRLPLLARHTVHDVAFRVVGTGSVGTRSYVVLLLDHRGEPLVLQVKEARPSALVPHLLTAGFDAPSVAHEGRRVVLGQKRMQVVSDILLGWTTVDGLPFQVRQFRNRKGSVDPAALAADQIDDYGRMTGALLARAHAHSADPRLVAGYCGKKDELDEAIATFAVAYADRTEADHAELVGAVRAGRIAAEMGV
- a CDS encoding helix-turn-helix domain-containing protein, which translates into the protein MAVEQSHGTDQCKKVDDGITRVFQLFGKRWTGPIVAVLMAQPVHFADLRRAIPGISERMLSDRLTELGAAGLLVREVDEGPPLRVSYRLTESGKALGPALRELGAWAQVHLREGWQSSGC